ACATAGGATCAGCAGATTTTATCTTGCTCCACTTTTCTTTCGCAACAGATCAGCTCGACGTTTTACCTCTCTCTCTGCTGTCTGGACATAAAATTCAGCCCCAAGCATGTTGTTTATCTCGATATTTGATGATACACTTGCTTCAGCAGTCTCAATTATCAGTTCAACTGTCAAAGTGAAACCCAGAGCTGAAAGCACACGTACAGCATTGGCAAGCCGGCAAATATGTTTCCTTGTTTCTAGTGGAGTGAAATTCTCCACTTCAGCACTCAAATTCAGCTTATTTTCCATCATATTAGCGTTTTCACCTACCACAACATGCTCACCTACCCAGATGAATCCATTGCAACCAAGAATCAAGTCAACATCATATTGCTCGAGGTGGTGGAAATGCTGCTTCCGTCGTTTTACCAAGTATGCAGGTACTACAAGCAGTTGACCCCTCTCAAGCTGCAAAATAAGAACATCAGACGAGAAACAGTAACAATCTAATGTTGAATTAGGTAGAAATGTAACATCTTTTGAATTGAAAATACAACTGTGTAACTAAAGCAGTCACATACGAACTACTGAACAACAAACGTCATTATCAAAATTAAGGAAAACTAGGTGTCAAGACTTAACACACATCATGAACTAGCTGTGAACCTTAGCATTATTCATTATTAAATGTCCTTGTCTCCTTGAACTAGTTATAAATCTCCTTTGCATCATTGCATGTCCCTGAACTATTTATAAACCTCCTTTGCATTATTGCTCTGGAAGATAAATatggaacatttttttttgcacacACAGCAACACTGTGGACATTTAAATAGAGCATATTCATAATTAAGACAACATGCGGATTACCGAACCACACAGGTCACATAAGAACATAATCTTGATTATTATGGTATGGGCAATGATAGCTGACAGAGTGGTTGATCTGGAATCTACCTTTCCATACTTTTGACTCCGTGCTTGTAGGTGCAGAGATCCATCATGTTGGAAACCACGAACTTCAGCCTGGTAATTAATTCCATGCAAAGAAGCAGCATACCATTTAAACGGTGCTCCAAAATGGAAATTAGTATCTATGACAAAATGTAGAAATATAAATGGGAAATTCGATTTCAAATATGACCAAGTCCCTAGGCTAGAATAATAGATAAAGAAGTATGGGACATTGAAATTTGACCTCACAAACAAAAAATAGTAAACAAAATACAAAATGCTTGATTCAGGCATCCTTTTGTAATCTGCAAGCAAAATGCCTTAAGAGTGGAAGAAATTTCTCCAGAACTAACTAATGCattcacagaaaaaaaaaatgttcagaaAAATGTGCCAAGTTGAACTGCTGCATTATTCATGGATGTTTGGTGCTAATCAAAATATAGATACATAGGCGACTAGCATAAACAGTTGGTAAAAAATGGTTTTGATAGATGATGAATTAAGTGCATTAAATGAGCAGGTTGAGACTGTTTGCCACTCAATAGGTGTGGATTTACCACTCAACAGAAAGTAACTGATAATCTGCTACCCAATAGTCAATGCACACGCACACTTGATGATTTGCCACTATCACCATTTGGTTTGCATGCTTCCCTCCAGGCCGATCTAGAAGGGGTAGAACGCGGATCATCATTATGTGTGTCTATTGAGAGGCATATTATCATACCTTCTACGGAATGGCAGATACTCAAGTGCACATCTATTGCGTGGCCTAAGTCAAAACCCCTATCAAAATTAAAACCCATTCCAGCACCAAACAAGTTAGTCCTTCTACCTTCAGAGAGAAAGGATAAGTACAATACTTACACAGATAACATCATTTTCTTCAAAAATTGTCCGCATATTAAGTTCATCGACAGCAGTTCTCCTTCTCTAACAATGGGGACAGGGAAAATGCATTAACTAGAATACtagagaaaaacgagaaaataaataatgaaatttgtaataaaataacagtgTCCATCATTTGTTTCTTTGAACATGACAAAATATGTAAACTGTCAAGCAACATTCCAACGATGTCATCATAGTGTATAATTTTCCAAAACAGTAAAATGAATCATTTCTATGTGGCCATAGTGTTTATATGGTGCCATCTATTCAATGGACACCCAGCTAGAGTGACGCTAGTGGATAGACAGCATTGACCCTGACGCACTAGCACGTAACATGCCACCATGTTTCTTCAAACTTGTATTTTCTTTGGTCATTTACATGAAAATTGGTTCAGTTGGTGTTTTTATTCAAATACAATGCTGATCTTGAGCAGTGCTTCTATGCTTTATATCTCCAAGTGAAATAGAATAGTTTTCATTAAAGtataattcaaaattttaaatggaATAGTCATCTTTCATCTTTCAACAATGCAAAAGCTAAACTTCTAAGTGAAACAGAATGGCTTTCAATGAATTCAGTGTTTTAAGATAACTAAGGAGACTAGAAAAGGTGCTTCAACGAATGCTGAATGCGTGAAATATCCTTTGTTGTAGTACTCCATATCATTTATTTTCCAGACTGGTATAACAGGAAGATGTAGCTGTGTTCAGCCATCTGACATCCCACAAACTTTGGATATTATAAGCTTTAAGGTacaaaaaaatgagaaaactgTACCTGAATTCCATCGGGTAAATTCATAGAAGAAAGCATCAAAACAGCATCTTGGCTAAAATTTATCTCCAACCTCCAGCGTTTAGGTGCAATCTTGAGAAACAAAAATCACGACAGTAGgttatttatcttttttaataGATTTGCATAACATGGATGTTGAACTGACATAATAATAAAGATAGCAGTAGCTGATTTTGTGAAGATGTGACTATAATATTAAACCAGATTTACCAAAACTACCTTACTCCAATTTATGCATATATTATCAGGACTGTCAAAATACTAAGAAATTCTAGCAACTTTTAACTAAATAATCATATCCAGCAAAATGAAGTTTTTATCCCTAAAATGATATTCATGGACCAAAATCAGTAAGAAGAATGTCCAAAGGGTGCCATAAAGCATAATTGTCAGTACCTCAATAACACGGCCAACTATGATATCACCAACCTCCGGCTTATACCTAAAAAGGTCAGAGAGAAAATGGACTAAGAATTGACACGCTCATTCAGATGAAGCTCCCCTCGCTTCCTCTCCACCAACAGAAATCACACGAGCAATTCTTACATTCAGATTGTCCAGACATTCAAAACCAGAAACCAAATAGTTTTAAATAAAAGTAGCTAGGACATTGTATTTTGGTAGCAGAACTCATTACGAACTTGTAAAGTAATTCAAAGTATGTCTCTTCCATGGTAGCAAACTTTTAATGAATTCATAAAGAAGTTGTAATGGTCTGTACCAATCATTTCCACAGccaaaatatatcaaatctATGGTTTGATTTGGTGCAAATTACAGGCTCAGAACAAATCCAGCTGCAGCACAGTATATCACAAGTTGTTACCACTGCCTGAGTGCTTCGAAATTGAATCCATAATCCCCATTCTACATATACTCCATCAGTCCATCAACATCCACCCCACAAAATCTACTACTGGACTCGGTACAATAACATAAACCCCGCTCTCATCTCGGAAGCTAGTCCTATAACAAAACGCCCAGGGAAAATACCATTGTTCTGCCAGAGTTATCCAATAAAGGAGCACGCAAATGAACCGCTTTTCAAGGTTCATAAGAAACGGGTAAAACCGCTGGAAAATTGATTCTATGATACGTCAGTGAATCCGAGGAAGGTTAGAGCTTGAGTACCTCGCCCTAAGCGTCCGCACGTACACCAGCTTGTTGACCCGCTCCACCACGCCGCAcagcgtcgccaccacctccccgtCCTGATCCGACGTCCCATGCCCCCTGcgcgcagagagagagaggaaaacgAGAAACCCCCCATCAGTCCAGCCGTACTGCCGCCACACACGAAAGCTAATACGAGattgggaggggggggggggagagacaAGGGGGGAAGTGCCTAGCTCTCACTTGAGAATGTTGTCCTCGTCGTTGACGGGGATGGTGtccgcgacggtgacggcggcggcgggggcgacggtCTGGAGCTCGTGGAGCGCGGCCTCGAGGCGCACCCTCTGGGTCTGGTTCAGCGAGAGCTGGAGGTCCCTCATGGCGGGCGGCCTCGCGAGCACGCAGGTAGGCGCGGAGGAAGCGGGAGGAGTAGGGTAGAGTAGAGGGTGGCGCGGCGGAAGGGAAGCGGATCGGCAAAAACCCTAGTAAAACCTGCCCAAATCCGGCGCGGGTTCGGCCGGTCTCGAGGAACACGGAGGCGcagcgcagccgccgccacggcaATGCAAGCCTACAGCCTACAATGGGCCGGAAGCCCAGAAAAGGATCGCGATGCTCGCGATGTTGGTTGACATGGGCTTTTTGGGCCGATGTTTAACAGTGCTTGACATCATGGGCCTTTTCACTCACTGGATGTGTTTTATGAACGAACTCGGAACTTCTATTCAGATTCAGAAAAGAGAAATCACATTAACAGACACTTAAATATACAAATTAACCAAATTATTATTATCATATCTTACACACGTTGTTAGTAACCATTTCTTAACACGGTATGCATGTTTTACTTTGGAATATGGGATGCGCAAGATATTTTCGTTCtgtttttattctttttctttttagctGCAGATATAGCTAAGAGAATTTGTATGCTCTGCTTGGGCTGTGTTTTTCAACTCTTATCAAGTTGTTTCCGTTTCATATGGAAATGAAATGGACGTCTCTTTTCTCCGAGAGTAACAGGCGAAGCATTCCCGTCCATAAGTTCATCCGAAAATTCCTTAGGAAGAGCTTATTTGTGGACGAGCATGGTTTGTGTCTTGTAGCTGGGAAGGTGACCTTTTCCAAAACAGTATACGTACCTCATCCTGTCCATGTCCTGAAGTTAAGACCTTGTTTAGATAGGAATTAAAACTTTTAGtgcctatcacatcggatgtttggatgctaattataaatattaaacgtagactattaataaaatccATTCTATAACTCTAGACTAATTTACGacacgaatctattaagcctaattaatctatgattagcatatgtgatgctacagtaaacatgtgctaattatgaattaattagtcttaaaaaatttgtcacgcgaattagttctcatttatgtaattagctttataagtagtatatgtttaatactccaaattgatccgatatgatagggactaaagttgTCCCTGATCCAAATACCACTTAACCTGCTTTAACTCTAGTGAACTGTGGCCGCTTCTGCTAGATCCCCTGTATACATCGCATCACTTCGCGACCTCTGAATGTGATACTCAATAATTCGTCCACAGGGATCAGTAGTAGTGATTGGATGGATCCCCTGTGCCGTGTTCGTCGTGGCTCTCAGCTCTTGAATGAATCAGACAAAAGATGTGGTGAAATATTGTACTGGTACATCATTAGAAGGCTCACCGTTCCAATCAGTGGGTAGAACTGTGTGCACGGTTGCATCAATCTTCTTTTCGTGCCAACCCGGGACCTGGACAGCATGAGTGACCCCGTTTGTCCATAAACGCAAGGCCCCAGCACCGAGAGACGAAGACACCTGTTTACCTCCAAAACAACAGGATTCAAAGCTGGCTTTGTTCTGAAGGACAGTGTTGCTGTCGGTTGCGAGCTGGGACCAATATTAGTCGACCTGTTGCGAACTGATTTGTGCAAATTTGGGTGGTCTTGTAGACGTCTTTTGCGCTAATTCTGAGCTAGTAGGAGTATCACATTGGATGTGTACGACCGATCGATCAagcgtgcttttttttttcttcttatttttcttATGGTCGTCAGATCTGAAAAGAACTGTCGGCCGGTAATGCCGGTAATCAGTGAGGAATCAGTACCCGATGCAGCAGCAGTACCAGCTGCCTGTGCCTCCTCGGAGCAAATGGTACATGTCCCAGTATATGCTAGTGCAATTATGCTACtcgagtaaaagaaaaaaagtaatgTCAGTAGATATGGTTTGTGTTCTGGAAGATGCTTGATTGCTTGCCTAATGGGGTGACTGGAAAGTACTTAGATAGCGAAGGACTAGACATAAGACATGGACTCGGAGGCTTGATACGGAAGTCATAAAGCAAATCATCTCTACATGGGCAGTAACCACTCGTCATTTGCCCTTAACTCTGAAGAATCAACGAATCGGTTTGCTGTCTTGATGCATCATGCATCTTTCGTCAAAGGGCGACGCTCCGATGCTTTCTACTTGTAGTATATACAAGTATAATTAATCTGAACCGTTTATTCTATTTTAGGACACATCGTATTTTATATCCGGAATTCATCTGGGAATGTCCGAACCAAGTTGGAAAAAAACAcgtggtttttttttgtcatatacaCATAGAATAAAGgagaaatattattttagaacaaaattGGTTATGTCCGGAATCCGTCCAGTCTGTCTGGATCGGGTCGATTAAAAAACATGTGGTTTTCCGTCCAGTCTGTCTTGTGGACAAAGAACAAATGAGAAATgctattttaggataaatttggTTACAACATGCGAAATCCATCCGGTCTATCCGGACTGGGTCAATTAAAAAACACGTGGTTTTTCGCTCGTGCGCATATAGAATAAAGGagaaatattattttaggataaaattgTTACGCTCGGAATCTGTCTGGTCTGTCCAGACCGGATCGAttaaaaattaagtgtttttTAGTCTTGCGCACATAAAACAAAGGAGAAATACTATTTTAGGAATTGGTCACAATGCTCGGAATCCGTCTGCTTCTGTCCGGACCCTCGAGTCGATTAAAAAACATGTGGTTTTTGCTTGTGCGTATATAGAATAAAGGAGAAATATTATTTTATGACAAAATTAGTTATGCTCGGAATCGGTCCGATCTGTCCAAACCGGGTCGATTAATAAAACGTGTGGTTTTTACGTATTGTAAACATAGAACAAAGGAGAAATACTATTTTAGCACAATAATGGTTACAAACTCTTGGAATTCGTCCGGTCTGTCCGGATCCACGGGTTGACCAAAAACACGTGGTTTT
This window of the Oryza sativa Japonica Group chromosome 4, ASM3414082v1 genome carries:
- the LOC4336421 gene encoding exosome complex component RRP4 homolog, producing MRDLQLSLNQTQRVRLEAALHELQTVAPAAAVTVADTIPVNDEDNILKGHGTSDQDGEVVATLCGVVERVNKLVYVRTLRARYKPEVGDIIVGRVIEIAPKRWRLEINFSQDAVLMLSSMNLPDGIQRRRTAVDELNMRTIFEENDVICAEVRGFQHDGSLHLQARSQKYGKLERGQLLVVPAYLVKRRKQHFHHLEQYDVDLILGCNGFIWVGEHVVVGENANMMENKLNLSAEVENFTPLETRKHICRLANAVRVLSALGFTLTVELIIETAEASVSSNIEINNMLGAEFYVQTAEREVKRRADLLRKKSGAR